In Chlorocebus sabaeus isolate Y175 chromosome 11, mChlSab1.0.hap1, whole genome shotgun sequence, one DNA window encodes the following:
- the MARS1 gene encoding methionine--tRNA ligase, cytoplasmic isoform X1, with amino-acid sequence MRLFVSEGAPGCLPVLAAAGRARGRAELLISTVGPEDCVVPFLTRPKVPVLQLDSGNYLFSTSAICRYFFLLSGWEQDDLTNQWLEWEATELQPALSAALYYLVVQGKKGEDVLGSVRRALTHIDHSLSRQNCPFLAGETESLADIVLWGALYPLLQDPAYLPEELSALHSWFQTLSTQEPCQRAAETVLKQQGVLALQPYLQKQPQPSPAEGRAVTNEPEEEELATLSEEEIAMAVTAWEKGLESLPPLRPQQNPVLPVTGERNVLITSALPYVNNVPHLGNIIGCVLSADVFARYSRLRQWNTLYLCGTDEYGTATETKAMEEGLTPQEICDKYHIIHADIYRWFNISFDTFGRTTTPQQTKITQDIFQRLLTRGFVLQDTVEQLRCEHCARFLADRFVEGVCPFCGYEEARGDQCDKCGKLINAVELKKPQCKVCRSCPVVQSTHHLFLDLPKLEKRLEEWLGRTLPGSDWTPNARFITRSWLRDGLKPRCITRDLKWGTPVPLEGFEDKVFYVWFDATIGYLSITANYTDQWERWWKNPEQVDLYQFMAKDNVPFHGIVFPCSALGAEDNYTLVSHLIATEYLNYEDGKFSKSRGVGVFGDMAQDTGIPADIWRFYLLYIRPEGQDSAFSWTDLLLKNNSELLNNLGNFINRAGMFVSKFFGGYVPEMVLTPDDQRLLAHVTLELQHYHQLLEKVRIRDALRSILTISRHGNQYIQVNEPWKRIKGSEADRQRAGTVTGLAVNIAALLSVMLQPYMPTVSATIQAQLQLPPPACSILLTNFLCTLPAGHQIGTVSPLFQKLENDQIESLRQRFGGGQLEETFDLKAKTSPKPAVIETVTTAGPQQIQALMDEVTKQGNIVRELKAQKADKNHVAAEVVKLLDLKKQLAVAEGKPPEAPKGKKKK; translated from the exons ATGAGACTGTTCGTGAGCGAGGGCGCCCCGGGTTGCTTGCCGGTGCTGGCCGCGGCCGGGAGAGCCCGGGGCAGAGCAGAGCTGCTCATCAGCACTGTAGGCCCCGAAG ACTGTGTGGTCCCGTTCCTGACCCGGCCTAAAGTCCCTGTCTTGCAGCTGGATAGTGGCAACTACCTCTTCTCCACTAGTGCAATCTGCCG atatttctttttgctaTCTGGCTGGGAGCAAGATGACCTCACTAACCAGTGGCTGGAATGGGAAGCGACAGAGCTGCAG CCAGCTTTGTCTGCTGCCCTGTACTATTTAGTGGTCCAAGGCAAGAAGGGGGAAGATGTTCTTGGTTCAGTACGGAGAGCCCTGACTCACATTGACCACAGCTTGAGTCGTCAGAACTGTCCTTTCCTGGCTGGG GAGACAGAATCTCTAGCCGACATTGTTTTGTGGGGAGCCCTATACCCATTACTGCAAGATCCTGCCTACCTCCCTG AGGAGCTGAGTGCCCTGCACAGCTGGTTCCAGACACTGAGTACTCAGGAGCCATGTCAGCGAGCTGCAGAGACTGTACTGAAACAGCAAGGTGTCCTGGCTCTCCAGCCTTACCTCCAAaagcagccccagcccagccccgctGAGGGAAGGGCTGTCACCAATGAGCCTGAG GAGGAGGAGCTGGCTACCCTATCTGAGGAGGAGATTGCTATGGCTGTTACTGCCTGGGAGAAGGGCCTAGAAAGTTTGCCCCCACTGCGGCCCCAGCAGAATCCAGT GTTGCCTGTGACTGGGGAAAGGAATGTGCTCATCACCAGTGCCCTCCCTTACGTCAACAACGTCCCCCACCTTGGGAACATCATTGGTTGCGTGCTCAGTGCCGATGTCTTTGCCAG GTACTCTCGCCTCCGCCAGTGGAACACCCTCTATCTATGTGGGACAGATGAGTATGGTACAGCGACAGAGACCAAAGCTATGGAGGAGGGACTAACCCCCCAGGAGATCTGCGACAAGTACCACATCATCCATGCTGACATCTACCGCTGGTTTAACATTTCATTTGATACTTTTGGTCGCACCACCACTCCACAGCAGACCAA AATTACCCAGGACATTTTCCAGCGGTTGCTGACACGAGGTTTTGTGCTGCAAGATACTGTGGAGCAACTGCGGTGTGAGCACTGTGCTCGCTTCCTGGCCGACCGCTTCGTGGAGGGTGTGTGTCCCTTCTGTGGCTATGAGGAGGCTCGGGGTGACCAGTGTGACAAGTGTGGCAAGCTCATCAATGCTGTCGAGCTTAAG AAGCCTCAGTGTAAAGTCTGCCGATCATGCCCCGTGGTGCAGTCGACCCATCACCTGTTTCTAGACCTGCCTAAG CTGGAGAAGCGACTGGAGGAGTGGTTGGGGAGGACATTGCCTGGCAGTGACTGGACTCCCAATGCCCGGTTTATCACCCGCTCTTGGCTTCGGGATGGCCTTAAGCCACGCTGTATAACCCGAGACCTCAAATGGGGAACCCCTGTACCCTTAGAAGGTTTTGAAGACAAG GTATTCTATGTCTGGTTTGATGCCACTATTGGCTATTTGTCCATCACAGCCAACTACACAGACCAGTGGGAGAGATGGTGGAAGAACCCAGAGCAA GTGGACCTATATCAGTTCATGGCCAAAGACAATGTTCCTTTCCATGGCATAGTCTTTCCTTGCTCAGCCCTAGGAGCTGAGGATAACTATACCTTGGTCAGCCACCTCATTGCTACAG AGTACCTGAACTATGAGGATGGGAAATTCTCTAAGAGCCGGGGTGTGGGAGTGTTTGGGGACATGGCCCAGGACACGGGGATCCCTGCCGACATCTGGCGCTTCTATCTGCTATACATTCGGCCTGAGGGCCAGGACAGTGCTTTCTCCTGGACGGACCTGCTGCTGAAGAATAATTCTGAGCTGCTTAACAACCTGGGCAACTTCATCAACAG AGCTGGGATGTTTGTGTCTAAGTTCTTTGGGGGCTATGTGCCTGAGATGGTGCTCACCCCTGATGATCAGCGCCTGCTGGCCCATGTCACTCTGGAGCTCCAGCACTATCACCAGCTGCTTGAGAAGGTTCG GATCCGGGATGCCTTGCGCAGTATCCTCACCATATCTCGACATGGCAACCAATACATTCAGGTGAATGAGCCCTGGAAGCGGATTAAAGGCAGTGAGGCTGACAG gcaACGGGCAGGCACAGTGACTGGCTTGGCAGTGAATATAGCTGCCTTGCTCTCTGTCATGCTTCAGCCTTACATGCCCACGGTTAGTGCCACAATCCAGGCCCAGCTGCAGCTCCCACCTCCAGCCTGCAGTATCCTGCTGACAAACTTCCTGTGTACCTTACCAGCAGGACACCAGATTGGCACA gtcAGTCCCTTGTTCCAAAAATTGGAAAATGACCAGATTGAAAGTTTAAGGCAGCGCTTTGGAGGGGGCCAG CTAGAAGAGACCTTCGACTTAAAG GCAAAAACATCCCCAAAGCCAGCAGTTATAGAGACTGTTACAACAGCCGGGCCACAGCAGATACAAGCGCTGATGGATGAAGTGACAAAACAA GGCAACATTGTCCGAGAACTGAAAGCACAAAAGGCAGACAAGAACCATGTTGCTGCGGAGGTGGTGAAACTCTTGGATCTAAAGAAACAGTTGGCTGTAGCTGAGGGGAAACCCCCTGAAGCCCCTAAAggcaagaagaaaaagtaa
- the DDIT3 gene encoding DNA damage-inducible transcript 3 protein, with protein MELVPATPHYPANVLFQTDPTAEMAAESLPFSFGTLSSWELEAWYEDLQEVLSSDENGGTYVSPPGNEEEESKTFTTLDPASLAWLTEEEPERAEVTSTSQSPRSPDSSQSSLAQEEEEEDQGRTRKRKQSGHSPARAGKQRMKEKEQENERKVAQLAEENERLKQEIERLTREVEATRRALIDRMVNLHQA; from the exons ATGGAGCTCGTTCCAGCCACTCCCCATTACCCTGCAAATGTGCTTTTCCAGACTGATCCAACTGCAGAGATGGCAGCTGAGTCATTGCCTTTCTCCTTCGGGACACTGTCCAGCTGGGAGCTGGAAGCCTGGTATGAGGACCTGCAAGAGGTCCTGTCTTCAGATGAAAATGGGGGTACCTATGTCTCACCTCCTGGAAATGAAGAG GAAGAATCAAAAACCTTTACCACTCTTGACCCTGCTTCACTGGCTTGGCTGACTGAGGAGGAGCCAGAACGAGCAGAGGTCACAAGCACCTCCCAGAGCCCTCGCTCTCCAGATTCCAGTCAGAGCTCCCTGgctcaggaggaagaggaggaagaccAAGGGAGAACCAGGAAACGGAAACAGAGTGGCCATTCCCCAGCCCGGGCTGGAAAGCAGCGCATGAAGGAGAAAGAACAGGAGAATGAAAGGAAAGTGGCACAGCTAGCTGAAGAGAATGAACGGCTCAAGCAGGAAATCGAGCGCCTGACCAGGGAAGTAGAGGCGACTCGTCGAGCTCTGATCGACCGAATGGTGAATCTGCACCAAGCATGA
- the MARS1 gene encoding methionine--tRNA ligase, cytoplasmic isoform X2 has product MRLFVSEGAPGCLPVLAAAGRARGRAELLISTVGPEDCVVPFLTRPKVPVLQLDSGNYLFSTSAICRYFFLLSGWEQDDLTNQWLEWEATELQPALSAALYYLVVQGKKGEDVLGSVRRALTHIDHSLSRQNCPFLAGETESLADIVLWGALYPLLQDPAYLPEELSALHSWFQTLSTQEPCQRAAETVLKQQGVLALQPYLQKQPQPSPAEGRAVTNEPEEEELATLSEEEIAMAVTAWEKGLESLPPLRPQQNPVLPVTGERNVLITSALPYVNNVPHLGNIIGCVLSADVFARYSRLRQWNTLYLCGTDEYGTATETKAMEEGLTPQEICDKYHIIHADIYRWFNISFDTFGRTTTPQQTKITQDIFQRLLTRGFVLQDTVEQLRCEHCARFLADRFVEGVCPFCGYEEARGDQCDKCGKLINAVELKKPQCKVCRSCPVVQSTHHLFLDLPKLEKRLEEWLGRTLPGSDWTPNARFITRSWLRDGLKPRCITRDLKWGTPVPLEGFEDKVFYVWFDATIGYLSITANYTDQWERWWKNPEQVDLYQFMAKDNVPFHGIVFPCSALGAEDNYTLVSHLIATEYLNYEDGKFSKSRGVGVFGDMAQDTGIPADIWRFYLLYIRPEGQDSAFSWTDLLLKNNSELLNNLGNFINRAGMFVSKFFGGYVPEMVLTPDDQRLLAHVTLELQHYHQLLEKVRIRDALRSILTISRHGNQYIQVNEPWKRIKGSEADRQRAGTVTGLAVNIAALLSVMLQPYMPTVSATIQAQLQLPPPACSILLTNFLCTLPAGHQIGTVSPLFQKLENDQIESLRQRFGGGQAKTSPKPAVIETVTTAGPQQIQALMDEVTKQGNIVRELKAQKADKNHVAAEVVKLLDLKKQLAVAEGKPPEAPKGKKKK; this is encoded by the exons ATGAGACTGTTCGTGAGCGAGGGCGCCCCGGGTTGCTTGCCGGTGCTGGCCGCGGCCGGGAGAGCCCGGGGCAGAGCAGAGCTGCTCATCAGCACTGTAGGCCCCGAAG ACTGTGTGGTCCCGTTCCTGACCCGGCCTAAAGTCCCTGTCTTGCAGCTGGATAGTGGCAACTACCTCTTCTCCACTAGTGCAATCTGCCG atatttctttttgctaTCTGGCTGGGAGCAAGATGACCTCACTAACCAGTGGCTGGAATGGGAAGCGACAGAGCTGCAG CCAGCTTTGTCTGCTGCCCTGTACTATTTAGTGGTCCAAGGCAAGAAGGGGGAAGATGTTCTTGGTTCAGTACGGAGAGCCCTGACTCACATTGACCACAGCTTGAGTCGTCAGAACTGTCCTTTCCTGGCTGGG GAGACAGAATCTCTAGCCGACATTGTTTTGTGGGGAGCCCTATACCCATTACTGCAAGATCCTGCCTACCTCCCTG AGGAGCTGAGTGCCCTGCACAGCTGGTTCCAGACACTGAGTACTCAGGAGCCATGTCAGCGAGCTGCAGAGACTGTACTGAAACAGCAAGGTGTCCTGGCTCTCCAGCCTTACCTCCAAaagcagccccagcccagccccgctGAGGGAAGGGCTGTCACCAATGAGCCTGAG GAGGAGGAGCTGGCTACCCTATCTGAGGAGGAGATTGCTATGGCTGTTACTGCCTGGGAGAAGGGCCTAGAAAGTTTGCCCCCACTGCGGCCCCAGCAGAATCCAGT GTTGCCTGTGACTGGGGAAAGGAATGTGCTCATCACCAGTGCCCTCCCTTACGTCAACAACGTCCCCCACCTTGGGAACATCATTGGTTGCGTGCTCAGTGCCGATGTCTTTGCCAG GTACTCTCGCCTCCGCCAGTGGAACACCCTCTATCTATGTGGGACAGATGAGTATGGTACAGCGACAGAGACCAAAGCTATGGAGGAGGGACTAACCCCCCAGGAGATCTGCGACAAGTACCACATCATCCATGCTGACATCTACCGCTGGTTTAACATTTCATTTGATACTTTTGGTCGCACCACCACTCCACAGCAGACCAA AATTACCCAGGACATTTTCCAGCGGTTGCTGACACGAGGTTTTGTGCTGCAAGATACTGTGGAGCAACTGCGGTGTGAGCACTGTGCTCGCTTCCTGGCCGACCGCTTCGTGGAGGGTGTGTGTCCCTTCTGTGGCTATGAGGAGGCTCGGGGTGACCAGTGTGACAAGTGTGGCAAGCTCATCAATGCTGTCGAGCTTAAG AAGCCTCAGTGTAAAGTCTGCCGATCATGCCCCGTGGTGCAGTCGACCCATCACCTGTTTCTAGACCTGCCTAAG CTGGAGAAGCGACTGGAGGAGTGGTTGGGGAGGACATTGCCTGGCAGTGACTGGACTCCCAATGCCCGGTTTATCACCCGCTCTTGGCTTCGGGATGGCCTTAAGCCACGCTGTATAACCCGAGACCTCAAATGGGGAACCCCTGTACCCTTAGAAGGTTTTGAAGACAAG GTATTCTATGTCTGGTTTGATGCCACTATTGGCTATTTGTCCATCACAGCCAACTACACAGACCAGTGGGAGAGATGGTGGAAGAACCCAGAGCAA GTGGACCTATATCAGTTCATGGCCAAAGACAATGTTCCTTTCCATGGCATAGTCTTTCCTTGCTCAGCCCTAGGAGCTGAGGATAACTATACCTTGGTCAGCCACCTCATTGCTACAG AGTACCTGAACTATGAGGATGGGAAATTCTCTAAGAGCCGGGGTGTGGGAGTGTTTGGGGACATGGCCCAGGACACGGGGATCCCTGCCGACATCTGGCGCTTCTATCTGCTATACATTCGGCCTGAGGGCCAGGACAGTGCTTTCTCCTGGACGGACCTGCTGCTGAAGAATAATTCTGAGCTGCTTAACAACCTGGGCAACTTCATCAACAG AGCTGGGATGTTTGTGTCTAAGTTCTTTGGGGGCTATGTGCCTGAGATGGTGCTCACCCCTGATGATCAGCGCCTGCTGGCCCATGTCACTCTGGAGCTCCAGCACTATCACCAGCTGCTTGAGAAGGTTCG GATCCGGGATGCCTTGCGCAGTATCCTCACCATATCTCGACATGGCAACCAATACATTCAGGTGAATGAGCCCTGGAAGCGGATTAAAGGCAGTGAGGCTGACAG gcaACGGGCAGGCACAGTGACTGGCTTGGCAGTGAATATAGCTGCCTTGCTCTCTGTCATGCTTCAGCCTTACATGCCCACGGTTAGTGCCACAATCCAGGCCCAGCTGCAGCTCCCACCTCCAGCCTGCAGTATCCTGCTGACAAACTTCCTGTGTACCTTACCAGCAGGACACCAGATTGGCACA gtcAGTCCCTTGTTCCAAAAATTGGAAAATGACCAGATTGAAAGTTTAAGGCAGCGCTTTGGAGGGGGCCAG GCAAAAACATCCCCAAAGCCAGCAGTTATAGAGACTGTTACAACAGCCGGGCCACAGCAGATACAAGCGCTGATGGATGAAGTGACAAAACAA GGCAACATTGTCCGAGAACTGAAAGCACAAAAGGCAGACAAGAACCATGTTGCTGCGGAGGTGGTGAAACTCTTGGATCTAAAGAAACAGTTGGCTGTAGCTGAGGGGAAACCCCCTGAAGCCCCTAAAggcaagaagaaaaagtaa